The genomic segment CTGAGGATCTCTGGTGGATCTATTTTAAGGACTGCATGGCTCACTGTGGTCAATCCTGCAAGAAGGATGATCAATGCCACCTCAAGAATCAATTCAACGAATTGACTAAAGATCTATGAGATACATTGATAAGATTCTCACGTTCTCTCGCACACGACGATACCGTCGAACACTCCTGTTCATAGTAGGTATCGCCGTGGTCGAGTTAGTCGTCAGCTGGTGGCTAATTGTCCACGGAAACGCTGAAATGTATGAAATGACTTCTACGAAAGAAGCACTTATGCTGACAGATACACTCAAGTGTGTTGCGCTTTCGGTTTTTACACTGGTGACGGGTTATATCGCGCTTAAGTTTCTCATACCATTGTTTCTAACCGAGGAGCGACTTGCCGCTCTTTCCGATGCGGGAGTTGCATCTAGGAAATGATAGAAGCCTGGGACTTGTAGAGGGCCAGACCGTAGAAGGAGCCACGTCTACGTTTTTCGATCATGCTGAGTCTATACGAGTTAGCTCCGGTAGGAGGCTTGGCTGATTCTTTCTTCACCTCTACGAAGAGTAGACTTATCTAACCGTGATAACCACCTCGTCCCTGAATCCTGGATCCTGGTTCCTGACTCCTGCGACCGAAGGGAGCTACGTCTGGTTTGCCGGGGCGCCGGTCGCGCAGGTGACCCACTCGGTGCCATCGGAGCCTCTGGCCGCCTCTGAGGTCGTCTGGACGGTGACCGATCACCTCGGGACGCCGCGGATCCAGACCGACTCGACCGGCGCGATCGTCTGGCACGCCGAGCACGAACCGTACGGCCGCATCTACCTGCTGCGCGAAGGGGATGGGCGCCACCAGCCGCTCCGCTTCCCCGGTCAGAAAGCCGAACAGCTCGGCGTCGACGCCGCCAACGGCATCACCGACCGGAATTACAACATCTTCCGGTGGTACCGGGCGGCGGAGGGGCGGTACACCGAAGCTGATCCGCTGGGCGTCGCGTTGGCGGGTCCAAACCTTTACGGGTATGTCGACGGCAATCCTCTGACACTGATCGATCCTGCTGGGCTTCTAAAGGTGAAACAGACAATCACTAAGCGGGGCCCGCAGCTCGGTGGCGGGCAATACAGTCTGAGTTTCTCGAAGGTCAACACCGACGCGAGTTGTAGCGGATGTGATGGTGAAGGTTGGTCTTTTGAGCTGAGCCTCAATTACGATCATGGTTATCTGTGCACAACCTTTATTTCGTGCACCATCGAGAAGCATCACGCCAATATTGCCACCGCGTTTGTTTCTAAAGCGGCGATGACCTTCAAGAAGCACGAAGCTCAGGTGTATTCATCGAAGGCAGCATGTCAGAAAGCCGCGAAATCCTACGCTCAGGAGTTGAAGTGGTTCATGAAGAACCCCGGGGCGTGGCCGGAAAAAATCCAAGAAGGTTTCTGGAAGGCACAGCAGGACTACGAGGAAACTCATCACGGAAACGGGTGTGATCTCTGGCCTTGGTGGTGCGGAGCCATGTGATGTTCGACGTTACGACAAGCGCGGGGCTTCTGCTGCTGGCTGGGGTGGCAGGGGTGACTCTTTCAGTTGTTGTTGCCTTGCTCGTTCTGTATGTTCAACGAGCCACCAGTTCGCCGCCGCTGAAGGTCGTAAGTCTGGTCGCAATAGTGTTGCTGCTGGGCGGTACACCCTTCGTGTTGGGGCCGCTCATTCAGTGGGTCAACCCGACTTCCGGGGTGGGACGGGTTTTCGTTCATCCCTCCCAGCTGGTTTTGCTGGGTCCATCGATGTTAGCGGCAGTTGTGGCCCTGACAGTTTGGATAAAGAGCCGAGTTCACGAACCGGGAAATTAGGGAAATTTGAAGAGCGGATATCGAGGGTCACACCTTCGTTTTTCGGTTCGGTCGTACGAATCTGACCGTCGAGGTGATCTACGGGGAGCCGATCCAGATGCTGGATCGTCGTTTGTTGCTCGTGGGAGCGGTCGAAAAGTGCGTCGAGACAGCCGGGCGACTCAGTACGGCGTCGAGAATGACCAACTCAGG from the Acidobacteriota bacterium genome contains:
- a CDS encoding RHS domain-containing protein, with protein sequence MTDHLGTPRIQTDSTGAIVWHAEHEPYGRIYLLREGDGRHQPLRFPGQKAEQLGVDAANGITDRNYNIFRWYRAAEGRYTEADPLGVALAGPNLYGYVDGNPLTLIDPAGLLKVKQTITKRGPQLGGGQYSLSFSKVNTDASCSGCDGEGWSFELSLNYDHGYLCTTFISCTIEKHHANIATAFVSKAAMTFKKHEAQVYSSKAACQKAAKSYAQELKWFMKNPGAWPEKIQEGFWKAQQDYEETHHGNGCDLWPWWCGAM